One region of Dysidea avara chromosome 1, odDysAvar1.4, whole genome shotgun sequence genomic DNA includes:
- the LOC136261237 gene encoding uncharacterized protein isoform X1, whose translation MSLESRAGCAVLLLLLIGCCNGEVTITAHPVNITKCTEGIAVFQCRAEGNLSSHDLVWKKFITQSGVYKQLATGSRYKVFDSFDVERTIVQGALRIENVTTDDEGWYVFEIGSDVMSNRAYLNVITTADVVPVIIEVTSINSSMFTIYWTSSVVNANYTVIWTNLHTGVMYNRTVPGNTNSYTVTGLSGDVNYNVSVAAVNRCGMMTSDPVTVYEHTTTTTSTTVTKTVQITMTTVIKPTEKLVDDDECSCTSLVGGVIAGFIGGMAVIMIIVIIILIVYWSYYNKKKGEPGNDQIVYNAVNNTHRDNISKDSISKNNIDLPVFKPQMTSHVIEDYSEVVNCARLPKAVCHKSASSRTKSNSDSIKEKLEETPVPPGSYETVTMNGNSSVPHQAIANGTEYALSTRMTPANVARTYSEPKKVDGVQQQQTDDVQQQVTTTGNGHLTTSNNTQQQQTVTSGNGHLTTNKISSSMAYEQVA comes from the exons TGACAATAACAGCTCACCCAGTCAATATTACAAAATGTACTGAAGGAATTGCTGTATTCCAATGTCGTGCTGAAGGAAATTTGTCCTCTCACGATTTAGTATGGAAGAAATTTATAACACAGAGTGGTGTTTACAAACAGCTAGCAACAGGGTCTAGGTATAAAGTATTTGACAGTTTTGATGTTGAGCGTACTATAGTGCAAGGTGCATTGAGAATAGAAAACGTCACAACCGATGATGAAGGATGGTATGTGTTTGAGATAGGCAGTGATGTGATGAGCAACAGAGCATACCTTAATGTCATAACGACTGCAG ATGTTGTACCAGTTATAATTGAAGTGACCTCTATTAATTCTTCAATGTTCACTATTTACTGGACATCATCAGTTGTCAATGCCAACTATACAGTAATATGGACTAACCTACATACTGGTGTGATGTACAACAGGACAGTTCCAGGGAATACAAACAGTTACACTGTAACAGGATTGAGTGGTGATGTAAACTATAATGTGAGTGTAGCTGCTGTGAACAGGTGTGGAATGATGACTAGTGATCCTGTCACTGTATATG aacacacaactactacaacttcaactactgtaactaaaactgtaCAGATCACAATGACAACTGTGATAAAACCAACAG AGAAGCTAGTAGATGATGATGAGTGCAGTTGCACTAGTCTAGTTGGAGGTGTCATTGCAGGGTTTATTGGAGGAATGGCTGTGATAATGATCATAGTGATTATAATTCTTATAGTGTACTGGAGCTATTATAATAAAAAGAAAG GTGAACCTGGAAATGATCAAATAGTATATAATGCTGTAAACAA TACTCATCGTGATAACATTTCAAAGGATAGTATTTCAAAAAACAACATTGATCTTCCAGTATTCAAGCCACAAATGACATCTCATGTAATTGAAGACTACAGTGAAGTTGTTAACTGTGCCCGACTACCTAAAGCTGTCTGCCACAAATCAGCATCCAGTAGGACAAAGTCTAATAGTGACTCTATTAAAGAAAAGCTTGAGGAAACACCGGTACCACCGGGTTCATATGAAACAGTAACAATG aatggtaactcaagtgttcCCCACCAAGCCATTGCTAACGGAACTGAATATGCTCTTTCTACTAGAATGACACCAGCTAATGTTGCTCGGACCTACAGTGAGCCAAAAAAG GTTGATGGTGTACAACAGCAACAGACAGATGATGTACAACAACAGGTAACCACGACAGGGAATGGACACCTTACCACTTCCAACAATACACAACAACAGCAGACAGTCACATCTGGAAATGGACATCTTACAACCAACAAAATTAGTTCATCCATGGCATATGAACAAGTTGCATAA
- the LOC136261237 gene encoding uncharacterized protein isoform X2 yields MSLESRAGCAVLLLLLIGCCNGEVTITAHPVNITKCTEGIAVFQCRAEGNLSSHDLVWKKFITQSGVYKQLATGSRYKVFDSFDVERTIVQGALRIENVTTDDEGWYVFEIGSDVMSNRAYLNVITTADVVPVIIEVTSINSSMFTIYWTSSVVNANYTVIWTNLHTGVMYNRTVPGNTNSYTVTGLSGDVNYNVSVAAVNRCGMMTSDPVTVYEKLVDDDECSCTSLVGGVIAGFIGGMAVIMIIVIIILIVYWSYYNKKKGEPGNDQIVYNAVNNTHRDNISKDSISKNNIDLPVFKPQMTSHVIEDYSEVVNCARLPKAVCHKSASSRTKSNSDSIKEKLEETPVPPGSYETVTMNGNSSVPHQAIANGTEYALSTRMTPANVARTYSEPKKVDGVQQQQTDDVQQQVTTTGNGHLTTSNNTQQQQTVTSGNGHLTTNKISSSMAYEQVA; encoded by the exons TGACAATAACAGCTCACCCAGTCAATATTACAAAATGTACTGAAGGAATTGCTGTATTCCAATGTCGTGCTGAAGGAAATTTGTCCTCTCACGATTTAGTATGGAAGAAATTTATAACACAGAGTGGTGTTTACAAACAGCTAGCAACAGGGTCTAGGTATAAAGTATTTGACAGTTTTGATGTTGAGCGTACTATAGTGCAAGGTGCATTGAGAATAGAAAACGTCACAACCGATGATGAAGGATGGTATGTGTTTGAGATAGGCAGTGATGTGATGAGCAACAGAGCATACCTTAATGTCATAACGACTGCAG ATGTTGTACCAGTTATAATTGAAGTGACCTCTATTAATTCTTCAATGTTCACTATTTACTGGACATCATCAGTTGTCAATGCCAACTATACAGTAATATGGACTAACCTACATACTGGTGTGATGTACAACAGGACAGTTCCAGGGAATACAAACAGTTACACTGTAACAGGATTGAGTGGTGATGTAAACTATAATGTGAGTGTAGCTGCTGTGAACAGGTGTGGAATGATGACTAGTGATCCTGTCACTGTATATG AGAAGCTAGTAGATGATGATGAGTGCAGTTGCACTAGTCTAGTTGGAGGTGTCATTGCAGGGTTTATTGGAGGAATGGCTGTGATAATGATCATAGTGATTATAATTCTTATAGTGTACTGGAGCTATTATAATAAAAAGAAAG GTGAACCTGGAAATGATCAAATAGTATATAATGCTGTAAACAA TACTCATCGTGATAACATTTCAAAGGATAGTATTTCAAAAAACAACATTGATCTTCCAGTATTCAAGCCACAAATGACATCTCATGTAATTGAAGACTACAGTGAAGTTGTTAACTGTGCCCGACTACCTAAAGCTGTCTGCCACAAATCAGCATCCAGTAGGACAAAGTCTAATAGTGACTCTATTAAAGAAAAGCTTGAGGAAACACCGGTACCACCGGGTTCATATGAAACAGTAACAATG aatggtaactcaagtgttcCCCACCAAGCCATTGCTAACGGAACTGAATATGCTCTTTCTACTAGAATGACACCAGCTAATGTTGCTCGGACCTACAGTGAGCCAAAAAAG GTTGATGGTGTACAACAGCAACAGACAGATGATGTACAACAACAGGTAACCACGACAGGGAATGGACACCTTACCACTTCCAACAATACACAACAACAGCAGACAGTCACATCTGGAAATGGACATCTTACAACCAACAAAATTAGTTCATCCATGGCATATGAACAAGTTGCATAA